One segment of Hemicordylus capensis ecotype Gifberg chromosome 8, rHemCap1.1.pri, whole genome shotgun sequence DNA contains the following:
- the LOC128333782 gene encoding phospholipase DDHD2-like isoform X2, translated as MMPARKNGAGSPPRRAGAPGEPPLRACLGRVATRRRRGDVCSGGWLCWQGRAMSAAEQRPTEASPSSNSSGSSEAVETEAGNRYEPVPPRHWFYCKVVDSREKWIPFSGQDSEKLENAHQSSKHCEELVVPTEGGRYDVHLKKRLRYAVYWEEVESEVKRCTWFYKGDKDNKYIPYSENFSEQLEETYMICVTLDEWKKKLESPTREIIILHNPKLMVHYHPVAISDDWGSSPTEQGRPRTVKRGVENIAVEIPNGEPLQIDHLVFVVHGIGPAWDIRFRSIVQCGSLILFDLLTNQKSTSEEEDKNEAPQTLATSQEAFGSVNDILKDLELSGYCSVFEREQVDR; from the exons ATGATGCCTGCCAGGAAGAACGGAGCTGGCAGCCCGCCAAGGAGGGCAGGGGCGCCGGGGGAGCCGCCGTTGCGCGCGTGCCTTGGTCGCGTGGCTACTAGGCGGAGGCGCGGGGATGTCTGCAGCGGCGGCTGGCTGTGCTGGCAAG GCAGGGCAATGTCGGCAGCAGAACAGCGACCGACAGAGGCTTCTCCATCATCAAATTCCTCCGGCTCTTCTGAGGCAGTAGAAACGGAGGCAGGAAACAGATACGAGCCTGTTCCCCCCCGCCACTGGTTTTATTGCAAGGTGGTGGATTCCAGAGAGAAGTGGATCCCCTTCAGCGGACAAGATTCGGAGAAGCTAGAAAATGCCCATCAATCCA GTAAGCACTGTGAGGAGCTGGTGGTTCCAACAGAAGGGGGCCGATATGACGTGCACCTGAAAAAGAGGCTGCGCTATGCCGTTTACTGGGAGGAAGTTGAATCTGAAGTGAAACGCTGCACTTGGTTTTACAAGGGAGACAAGGACAACAAATATATCCCGTATTCGGAAAACTTCAGTGAACAGTTGGAG GAGACGTATATGATTTGTGTCACTCTAGATGAGTGGAAAAAGAAACTGGAGTCTCCGACCAGAGAAATAATCATATTGCATAACCCAAAG CTGATGGTACATTACCATCCAGTAGCAATCTCGGATGACTGGGGTTCAAGCCCCACAGAGCAAGGCCGGCCGAGAACTGTGAAGAGAGGAGTGGAAAATATTGCTGTTGAAATTCCCAATG GAGAGCCTCTGCAGATAGATCATTTGGTTTTTGTTGTTCATGGAATTGGACCAGCCTGGGACATCCGGTTCCGAAGTATTGTGCAATGTG GATCGCTTATATTGTTTGATCTCCTCACAAATCAAAAAAGCACATCTGAGGAAGAAGATAAAAATGAG gcaCCCCAAACACTAGCAACCAGTCAAGAAGCCTTTGGGTCAGTGAATGACATATTGAAAGACCTGGAGCTTTCTGGATATTGCTCTGTGTTTGAGAGGGAGCAAGTGGACAGATGA
- the LOC128333782 gene encoding phospholipase DDHD2-like isoform X1: MMPARKNGAGSPPRRAGAPGEPPLRACLGRVATRRRRGDVCSGGWLCWQGRAMSAAEQRPTEASPSSNSSGSSEAVETEAGNRYEPVPPRHWFYCKVVDSREKWIPFSGQDSEKLENAHQSSKHCEELVVPTEGGRYDVHLKKRLRYAVYWEEVESEVKRCTWFYKGDKDNKYIPYSENFSEQLEETYMICVTLDEWKKKLESPTREIIILHNPKLMVHYHPVAISDDWGSSPTEQGRPRTVKRGVENIAVEIPNGEPLQIDHLVFVVHGIGPAWDIRFRSIVQCVNNDFRNVSLSMLPAHFKKAQEQQQIGRVEFLPVNWHSTLHTGVDVDLERIALPSINRLRHFVNDTILDVFFYNSATYCQTIVDTIASEMYRLYLLFLQRNPNFKGGVSIAGHSLGSLILFDLLTNQKSTSEEEDKNEAPQTLATSQEAFGSVNDILKDLELSGYCSVFEREQVDR; the protein is encoded by the exons ATGATGCCTGCCAGGAAGAACGGAGCTGGCAGCCCGCCAAGGAGGGCAGGGGCGCCGGGGGAGCCGCCGTTGCGCGCGTGCCTTGGTCGCGTGGCTACTAGGCGGAGGCGCGGGGATGTCTGCAGCGGCGGCTGGCTGTGCTGGCAAG GCAGGGCAATGTCGGCAGCAGAACAGCGACCGACAGAGGCTTCTCCATCATCAAATTCCTCCGGCTCTTCTGAGGCAGTAGAAACGGAGGCAGGAAACAGATACGAGCCTGTTCCCCCCCGCCACTGGTTTTATTGCAAGGTGGTGGATTCCAGAGAGAAGTGGATCCCCTTCAGCGGACAAGATTCGGAGAAGCTAGAAAATGCCCATCAATCCA GTAAGCACTGTGAGGAGCTGGTGGTTCCAACAGAAGGGGGCCGATATGACGTGCACCTGAAAAAGAGGCTGCGCTATGCCGTTTACTGGGAGGAAGTTGAATCTGAAGTGAAACGCTGCACTTGGTTTTACAAGGGAGACAAGGACAACAAATATATCCCGTATTCGGAAAACTTCAGTGAACAGTTGGAG GAGACGTATATGATTTGTGTCACTCTAGATGAGTGGAAAAAGAAACTGGAGTCTCCGACCAGAGAAATAATCATATTGCATAACCCAAAG CTGATGGTACATTACCATCCAGTAGCAATCTCGGATGACTGGGGTTCAAGCCCCACAGAGCAAGGCCGGCCGAGAACTGTGAAGAGAGGAGTGGAAAATATTGCTGTTGAAATTCCCAATG GAGAGCCTCTGCAGATAGATCATTTGGTTTTTGTTGTTCATGGAATTGGACCAGCCTGGGACATCCGGTTCCGAAGTATTGTGCAATGTG tcAATAATGACTTCCGCAACGTTTCCTTGAGCATGCTGCCTGCACACTTCAAgaaagcccaggagcagcaacagattGGCCGGGTTGAATTCCTCCCAGTGAACTGGCACAGTACTTTACACACCGGGGTGGACGT GGACTTGGAAAGAATCGCTTTGCCGAGCATCAACCGCCTGCGTCACTTCGTCAATGACACTATCCTGGACGTCTTCTTTTATAATAGCGCCACTTACTGCCAAACCATTGTTGACACCATTGCTTCAGAAATGTACCGGCTCTACCTGCTCTTCTTGCAGAGGAACCCCAACTTCAAAGGCGGGGTCTCCATAGCAGGGCACAGCTTAG GATCGCTTATATTGTTTGATCTCCTCACAAATCAAAAAAGCACATCTGAGGAAGAAGATAAAAATGAG gcaCCCCAAACACTAGCAACCAGTCAAGAAGCCTTTGGGTCAGTGAATGACATATTGAAAGACCTGGAGCTTTCTGGATATTGCTCTGTGTTTGAGAGGGAGCAAGTGGACAGATGA
- the LOC128333500 gene encoding protein NYNRIN-like has translation MLVDSGATHSVLITPKGATPSSRSTFVEGATGASAKHHFLEAIPFECAGSQGQHSFLHMPQCPVNLLGRDLLCAMRATLSFAPDQITMEIPDSETWAVQARVMGLFPPMLAPLIDLQVPETVWAKEGVPGKAKYAQPVTIRLKPNTQPVAIPQYPLRKGGAEGLKPIVDAFIANGILVPSQSAWNSPIIAIPKPDGRWRLVQDLRAVNACVEPLHTILPNPHTIMTAVPPQMTSFTVLDLKDAFFCISLAPESQPIFALDRHDPKTHVKVGLQWSRLPQGLNSAPHLFSDALREELGRWTPPEGEEGKDFVLLQFLDDLFLATTSKELNLILTTSLLLHLADAGFHPSKSKAQVALPQVKYMGLLLSQGQKSLLPERKEAICRIAPPSNRRQLRSFIGMANFCCQWIHGFAALAQPLYDALSGGENDSFTWTADCQSAFMEIKAALASAPALGLPDYNKVFYLFASECQGTASGILTQTLGKDHRPIAYFSSKLDGVAQGWPPCLRALAAAAVILEEDLKFTLGSKTKLYVPHSVLTLLENRANQWLKPACMAKYQAIFIESPELSIHHCTALNPATFLPQNMSEPDPPLHDCQQFLDYHCSARPDLTDIPLSDADLTFYTDGSSFMDNGVRRAGYAIVTIHATVEANSLPSGTSAQLAELIALTRALLLAQDQKVNIFTDSKYSFSVVHAHAAIWRERGFITADGSPIKHGGQILELLDAILLPSKVAVMHCPGHERKDTEIAQDNGRADHAAKTAALLPPPPTLSMLPLIPAFPLLQPQDHPFPMTGEDVSTLNDLLQNTEWTQTENGAVHTSGQQFFSYGTTMALVKQAHLTTHLGRDRLYELLVTYFYHPQLRAMVTTTVNACVVCIKNNPAPPRRARPRVLLRTGTAPGDSWQLDFTDMPRAGMYKHLLLFIDNFTGCSEGFVCKTNKTKEVTKRLLQDIIPRFSLPRHLDSDQGPHFTSTVIQEVATALGIRYHLHTPWRPTSSGRVEASNRILKTHLRKICQELSLKWPDALPLALFRMRITPRGRSGLSPFEALYGRVCSLNPLSADVSDLHVRGEELLKQHVVGIAAALSSLSSHLQATQRPPLEGPQHPFQPGDQVYLEKWQKPNLDPRWTGPFTVLLVTQTAVRLSGSKTWTHHTRVRFTPTPAKEPEDNNNNWAVTKRGDLRLTLRKQPPPKPPPEPLSLEDTLAVWEAMDEGHF, from the coding sequence ATGTTAGTAGATTCCGGCGCCACTCATTCAGTCTTAATTACTCCAAAAGGGGCTACCCCAAGCAGCCGTTCCACCTTTGTGGAAGGAGCCACGGGTGCTTCAGCAAAACATCACTTTTTGGAAGCCATACCCTTTGAATGCGCAGGGTCACAAGGACAACATTCCTTCCTGCACATGCCTCAGTGCCCTGTGAATCTATTGGGCAGAGATTTATTGTGTGCCATGCGGGCTACCTTATCTTTCGCCCCAGACCAAATCACCATGGAAATTCCTGATTCAGAAACCTGGGCAGTTCAAGCTAGAGTGATGGGTCTTTTCCCACCCATGCTTGCACCATTAATTGATTTACAAGTACCAGAGACAGTGTGGGCCAAGGAGGGAGTGCCAGGCAAAGCAAAATATGCCCAACCAGTGACAATTCGATTGAAACCAAACACCCAGCCTGTTGCAATACCACAGTATCCCTTAAGGAAGGGAGGCGCAGAGGGATTAAAACCAATTGTTGATGCCTTCATAGCCAATGGAATCTTAGTTCCCAGCCAAAGCGCATGGAATTCCCCGATCATTGCCATTCCAAAACCAGACGGTAGATGGCGCCTGGTACAAGACCTAAGAGCAGTAAATGCCTGTGTGGAACCTCTACACACAATTTTGCCAAATCCACACACTATAATGACAGCTGTGCCACCACAAATGACTAGTTTTACTGTTCTGGACTTGAAGGATGCTTTTTTTTGCATATCTTTAGCGCCAGAATCACAACCAATATTTGCACTAGACAGGCACGACCCGAAAACGCATGTAAAAGTCGGGCTCCAATGGTCTCGTCTGCCACAAGGGTTAAATTCCGCGCCCCATTTGTTCAGCGATGCGTTGAGGGAGGAATTGGGCAGGTGGACACCCCCAGAAGGCGAGGAAGGCAAGGATTTTGTGTTGCTGCAGTTTCTAGACGATTTGTTCCTAGCCACAACCTCAAAGGAGCTCAATTTGATCCTTACCACTTCACTTTTGCTCCATCTAGCGGATGCAGGCTTTCATCCATCAAAATCTAAAGCGCAGGTGGCCTTACCCCAAGTTAAATATATGGGGCTTTTACTCAGCCAAGGACAGAAGTCTCTTTTGCCAGAGCGAAAAGAGGCCATTTGCAGAATAGCCCCACCCTCCAATCGCCGTCAGTTGCGTTCATTCATTGGAATGGCTAATTTTTGCTGCCAATGGATTCATGGGTTTGCAGCTTTAGCCCAACCCCTGTATGATGCACTTTCTGGAGGAGAAAATGACAGCTTTACATGGACAGCAGACTGCCAATCTGCTTTCATGGAAATAAAGGCAGCTCTTGCAAGTGCGCCAGCACTTGGACTGCCCGACTACAACAAAGTTTTCTACTTATTTGCTTCTGAGTGTCAGGGAACAGCATCTGGGATACTTACACAAACCCTGGGCAAAGATCATCGCCCAATTGCATATTTTTCTTCCAAACTAGATGGCGTGGCCCAAGGTTGGCCTCCTTGCTTGAGGGCCCTGGCCGCAGCGGCTGTCATTTTGGAAGAAGATCTGAAATTCACTTTAGGTTCCAAGACTAAACTGTATGTTCCACACTCAGTTCTTACATTGCTGGAGAACAGAGCAAACCAATGGCTGAAACCTGCATGCATGGCTAAGTACCAAGCCATTTTTATCGAATCTCCAGAACTTTCCATTCATCACTGCACTGCATTAAATCCAGCAACCTTTTTACCACAAAACATGTCAGAACCAGACCCTCCTTTGCATGATTGTCAGCAATTTCTGGACTATCATTGCTCAGCCAGACCAGACCTGACTGATATTCCACTATCAGATGCAGATCTCACATTTTATACAGATGGGAGCAGTTTTATGGACAATGGGGTCAGGAGGGCTGGTTATGCCATTGTTACCATACATGCTACAGTGGAAGCTAACTCATTACCCTCTGGGACCTCAGCTCAGTTGGCAGAACTGATCGCCTTGACTAGAGCTTTGCTGTTAGCCCAGGACCAGAAAGTCAATATCTTCACTGATTCAAAGTATTCCTTCTCGGTAGTACATGCCCACGCCGCCATCTGGCGGGAGAGAGGGTTCATTACCGCTGATGGGTCACCAATAAAGCATGGTGGCCAGATTTTGGAACTTCTAGATGCTATACTTTTGCCAAGCAAAGTTGCAGTTATGCATTGCCCAGGGCATGAGAGAAAGGACACTGAGATTGCCCAAGACAATGGCAGAGCAGATCACGCAGCCAAAACAgcagctctgctgccacccccacccacactaTCTATGTTACCACTTATTCCAGCTTTCCCTTTGCTTCAGCCTCAGGACCACCCTTTCCCAATGACAGGAGAGGACGTGTCTACTTTAAATGACCTTTTGCAAAACACTGAATGGACTCAGACTGAGAATGGAGCTGTCCATACTTCAGGCCAACAGTTTTTTTCATATGGCACCACCATGGCCTTAGTGAAGCAAGCCCATCTTACGACACACTTGGGAAGGGACAGACTATATGAGCTTTTAGTCACATATTTTTACCACCCTCAATTGAGAGCAATGGTAACCACCACTGTCAATGCATGTGTGGTTTGCATTAAGAACAATCCAGCTCCACCAAGGAGAGCAAGACCACGCGTTCTGCTCAGGACAGGAACAGCCccaggtgactcttggcaattagACTTCACTGACATGCCTAGAGCTGGAATGTATAAACACTTGCTATTGTTTATTGACAATTTCACTGGGTGCTCAGAAGGATTTGTTTGTAAGACAAACAAGACAAAGGAAGTCACCAAGAGGCTTCTACAAGACATTATACCGAGATTTTCACTGCCTAGACATTTAGATTCGGATCAAGGACCACATTTTACCTCTACAGTCATACAGGAGGTAGCCACAGCCTTGGGAATTCGCTACCATTTACATACACCTTGGCGGCCCACTTCTTCCGGGAGAGTAGAGGCCTCAAATCGGATCTTGAAGACACACCTGAGGAAGATATGTCAAGAACTATCGCTAAAATGGCCAGACGCCTTGCCTCTGGCCCTTTTTCGCATGCGCATCACACCGCGGGGACGTAGTGGGCTCTCACCATTTGAAGCTCTGTACGGGAGAGTGTGTTCTCTAAATCCTCTATCTGCTGATGTATCTGACTTACATGTCAGGGGAGAAGAATTGCTGAAACAACATGTAGTTGGCATTGCGGCTGCCttgtcttctctttcttctcatttACAGGCAACGCAACGGCCGCCActagagggaccacaacaccctttCCAACCAGGCGATCAGGTGTACCTTGAGAAATGGCAGAAGCCTAACCTTGATCCACGGTGGACGGGCCCGTTTACAGTGCTCCTAGTGACCCAAACTGCAGTTCGTCTCTCTGGATCAAAGACTTGGACCCATCACACCCGAGTGAGATTCACGCCTACCCCAGCGAAGGAACcagaagacaacaacaacaactgggcaGTGACCAAGCGTGGAGACCTGAGACTCACTTTACGCAAACAGCCACCACCAAAACCCCCACCGGAGCCTCTTTCCCTTGAAGATACTCTGGCAGTGTGGGAAGCAATGGATGAAGGACACTTTTAA